Proteins encoded in a region of the Roseateles sp. SL47 genome:
- the tnpB gene encoding IS66 family insertion sequence element accessory protein TnpB (TnpB, as the term is used for proteins encoded by IS66 family insertion elements, is considered an accessory protein, since TnpC, encoded by a neighboring gene, is a DDE family transposase.): MIRIDAMWLSAEPIDMRAGTERLLARVVQVFGVAQAHHGYLFANARGTRIKLLVHDGFGVWCAARRLNVGRFVWAAGSTPSLALTAAQFDALVLGLPWQRLPEHSSITRA; encoded by the coding sequence ATGATCCGCATTGATGCCATGTGGCTATCGGCCGAGCCCATCGACATGCGTGCAGGCACCGAGCGGCTGCTCGCTCGCGTGGTCCAGGTGTTCGGCGTCGCCCAGGCCCACCACGGCTACCTCTTCGCCAACGCGCGTGGCACGCGCATCAAGTTGCTCGTGCACGACGGCTTCGGCGTGTGGTGCGCCGCCCGACGGCTGAACGTCGGGCGCTTTGTCTGGGCGGCGGGCTCCACGCCATCCCTGGCGCTCACCGCTGCGCAGTTCGACGCGCTGGTGTTGGGCCTGCCGTGGCAGCGCCTGCCCGAGCACAGCAGCATCACGCGGGCTTGA
- the tnpC gene encoding IS66 family transposase, whose protein sequence is MLGIPGLPPVEPQGLSPEVAALIAQLRQQVQEQTQQLAQRDQALAERDAQLQRKDREIALREAKIEKINFELARLKRWTYGSKSEAMNADQRRLFEETLAEDEAALQAQLERLRREAEAAAAAAGTKPKAAPRKPRRNALPEHLRRVEHRHEPDSTDCQEPGCGRAMKRIGEDVTERLDIVPAEFFVHRHIYGKWACRHCQVLKQAPSVPEIVEGGIAASGFLAHTAISRFVDHLPYYRQESINARSRVHTPRSTLAAGAGQVGAALEPLYELHKHFVLDCPVLHADETSVALLDPGAGKTRKAYMWAYARSWHDAMPGVVYEFCRGRGAQYPVAFLGGDDRLGLRRWTGTLLTDRYGAYDTVVDPQRYPGRISAACAAHARRNFEELTKVGTSPVGLDALRRFARIYEVEGELKGLDDEQRRAQRQRLAKPLWEELHHWLSLERRLVADGGATAKAIDYSLHRWAALTRYLDDPALPIGRVEMWRGGSRSRHRCFRPFRLAVPYEPDRNSVSTSPSSNRTCGFPASGSLPTHQAFAFERPRLIGSRHISPNFW, encoded by the coding sequence ATGCTTGGCATACCTGGTCTTCCCCCCGTTGAACCACAGGGCCTCTCGCCCGAGGTCGCTGCGCTGATCGCCCAACTGCGCCAACAGGTGCAGGAGCAGACGCAGCAGCTCGCCCAGCGTGACCAAGCGCTGGCCGAGCGCGACGCGCAGCTGCAGCGCAAGGACCGCGAGATCGCCTTGCGCGAGGCCAAGATCGAGAAGATCAACTTCGAGCTCGCGCGCCTGAAGCGCTGGACGTACGGGTCCAAGTCCGAGGCCATGAACGCCGACCAGCGGCGCCTGTTCGAGGAGACGCTGGCCGAGGACGAGGCCGCGCTGCAGGCTCAGCTGGAGCGGCTGCGCCGCGAAGCCGAGGCAGCCGCAGCGGCCGCCGGCACCAAGCCCAAGGCGGCGCCGCGCAAGCCCCGTCGCAACGCCTTGCCCGAGCACCTGCGCCGCGTGGAGCATCGCCATGAGCCCGACAGCACCGACTGCCAGGAGCCTGGCTGCGGACGCGCCATGAAGCGCATCGGCGAAGACGTCACCGAGCGGCTGGACATCGTGCCGGCGGAGTTCTTCGTGCATCGCCACATCTACGGCAAGTGGGCATGCCGGCACTGCCAGGTGCTCAAGCAGGCGCCCAGCGTGCCGGAGATCGTCGAGGGCGGCATCGCCGCCAGCGGGTTCCTCGCGCACACCGCCATCAGCCGCTTCGTGGACCACCTGCCGTACTACCGGCAGGAGAGCATCAACGCCCGTTCACGCGTGCACACCCCGCGCTCGACCTTGGCGGCCGGCGCGGGCCAGGTCGGCGCAGCGCTGGAACCGTTGTACGAGCTGCACAAGCACTTCGTCCTGGACTGCCCGGTGCTGCATGCGGACGAGACGTCGGTGGCCCTGCTGGACCCCGGAGCGGGCAAGACCCGCAAGGCCTACATGTGGGCCTACGCGCGAAGTTGGCACGACGCGATGCCGGGTGTCGTCTACGAATTCTGCCGAGGCCGCGGGGCGCAGTACCCCGTGGCATTCCTGGGCGGCGACGACAGGCTCGGCTTGCGACGATGGACCGGGACACTGCTCACCGACCGCTACGGCGCCTACGACACCGTGGTCGACCCGCAGCGTTACCCCGGTCGCATCAGCGCTGCCTGCGCGGCGCATGCACGCCGCAACTTCGAAGAACTGACCAAGGTCGGCACCAGTCCCGTCGGGCTGGATGCGCTGCGGCGCTTCGCTCGCATCTACGAAGTCGAGGGTGAACTCAAGGGCCTCGATGACGAACAACGAAGAGCTCAGCGGCAACGACTGGCCAAGCCGCTGTGGGAGGAGCTACATCATTGGCTGAGTCTGGAGCGGCGCCTCGTTGCCGATGGCGGCGCCACGGCCAAGGCCATCGACTACAGCCTCCACCGCTGGGCAGCGCTCACGCGCTACCTGGACGACCCGGCTCTGCCCATCGGTAGAGTAGAGATGTGGCGCGGTGGCAGTAGGTCAAGGCATCGCTGTTTCCGCCCCTTTCGGTTGGCGGTGCCCTATGAGCCCGACCGTAACTCCGTCTCCACATCCCCCTCGTCGAACCGGACGTGCGGATTTCCCGCATCCGGCTCTCTTCCGACGCATCAAGCCTTCGCGTTCGAGCGGCCGCGCTTAATCGGCAGCAGGCATATCAGCCCCAACTTTTGGTAG
- the ltrA gene encoding group II intron reverse transcriptase/maturase, with translation MGLCADDHHAWRQLDRALELAILVKDSTRIATALEAAFVFARKEARLPKASHWWNLHGMVWGVKGLSLSQAQTDELLGWLNEALRRHSDEANPREYDPHWATDAAEMLRLWHLKLGQPELALLAVKNAAVAFEKMAAKADGVTAIAWLATPLDSVRTLQSTLQAKAKSEAAAKFYSLWDKVCREDVLHEAYRRCRANRGAPGVDGESFSIIEDRGLKDWLQRLRQELRTKQYRCAPLLRVWIPKANGGQRPLGIPTIRDRVAQMAVLLVLGPIFNEDLFPWQYGFREGLDAKMALRRIHFGIADRGAREVVDADLADYFNTIPHGDLLRCAARRVSDGTVLATIRQWLDAPVVERVAGGGEIRTTVARDTNRGTPQGGVISPLLANLYFRRFMLAWYHGGYARRLQAEVVNYADDFVILCRDGMGEEAMATMRRLMSKLGLTVNETKTRLVKLPDERFDFLGYTVGKFYGFRGRPYWGTAPSKKSIKRLRGRIHDETTNRWNATTPADRVEELNPILRGWANYFDQGPVKDIYKSVDDYTARRLRIWLRRRSGKRGTGYRQYSDQYLYQKLGLICLLPIKRGRSNAKA, from the coding sequence TTGGGTCTGTGCGCCGATGATCACCATGCATGGCGGCAACTTGATCGTGCCCTTGAACTTGCCATCCTCGTCAAAGATTCCACGCGAATTGCGACCGCACTTGAAGCAGCCTTTGTCTTCGCCCGCAAAGAAGCAAGGCTGCCCAAGGCCAGTCACTGGTGGAACCTTCATGGAATGGTGTGGGGGGTTAAGGGGTTGAGCCTCTCGCAAGCGCAAACCGATGAACTCCTTGGGTGGCTAAACGAAGCCCTCAGGCGGCATTCCGACGAAGCCAATCCACGCGAATACGACCCGCACTGGGCAACCGACGCGGCAGAGATGCTGAGGCTCTGGCATCTAAAGCTAGGGCAACCGGAACTTGCCCTTCTAGCTGTAAAGAATGCTGCCGTCGCCTTTGAAAAGATGGCCGCGAAAGCAGATGGCGTTACAGCAATTGCGTGGCTAGCAACCCCGCTCGATTCGGTTCGAACCCTGCAGAGCACGTTACAGGCGAAAGCCAAGAGCGAAGCAGCTGCAAAGTTCTACAGCCTGTGGGACAAGGTGTGCCGGGAAGATGTCTTGCACGAGGCGTACCGGAGGTGCCGCGCCAATCGCGGTGCGCCGGGCGTGGATGGCGAGAGCTTCTCGATCATCGAAGACCGAGGGCTGAAAGACTGGCTGCAAAGACTGAGGCAGGAGCTGCGCACCAAGCAGTACCGGTGCGCGCCCCTGCTGCGTGTATGGATCCCCAAGGCAAATGGTGGGCAACGCCCCCTGGGCATTCCAACCATCCGCGACCGGGTCGCGCAAATGGCGGTGCTGTTGGTTCTTGGACCGATCTTCAACGAAGATTTGTTCCCCTGGCAGTACGGCTTCCGCGAAGGCCTGGATGCCAAGATGGCGCTTCGCCGCATTCACTTCGGCATTGCCGATCGTGGGGCGCGCGAGGTGGTAGACGCCGATCTGGCTGACTACTTCAACACAATTCCGCATGGAGACCTGCTGCGCTGCGCCGCACGTCGGGTCTCAGATGGGACGGTGCTGGCGACGATACGCCAGTGGCTTGACGCGCCGGTGGTTGAGCGCGTGGCCGGCGGCGGCGAAATCCGCACGACGGTCGCGCGCGACACAAACCGTGGCACGCCCCAAGGGGGAGTGATCTCGCCGTTGCTGGCCAACCTGTACTTCCGTCGCTTCATGCTGGCGTGGTATCACGGTGGGTACGCGCGGCGGCTGCAAGCCGAGGTGGTCAACTATGCCGACGACTTCGTCATCCTGTGTCGTGACGGCATGGGGGAGGAGGCGATGGCAACGATGCGGCGACTGATGTCCAAGCTCGGCCTGACGGTCAACGAAACGAAGACTCGACTGGTCAAGCTGCCCGACGAGCGATTCGACTTCCTGGGCTACACCGTGGGCAAGTTCTACGGGTTCCGGGGCCGACCCTACTGGGGCACGGCGCCGTCGAAGAAATCGATCAAGCGCCTGCGGGGACGCATACACGACGAGACGACCAACCGGTGGAACGCCACGACGCCGGCGGACCGGGTTGAAGAACTCAACCCCATCTTGCGCGGCTGGGCGAACTACTTCGATCAAGGGCCTGTTAAAGATATTTACAAGTCCGTTGACGACTACACCGCGAGGCGTCTGAGGATCTGGCTGCGAAGACGAAGCGGCAAGCGGGGGACGGGGTACCGCCAATACTCCGACCAGTACCTCTACCAAAAGTTGGGGCTGATATGCCTGCTGCCGATTAAGCGCGGCCGCTCGAACGCGAAGGCTTGA
- a CDS encoding IS1380 family transposase gives MPKCTDATVEFGRVGRRVVQAAFDGGDIVSDGGVLLLKRVDERLGLTRAAALALGDGRRLASVQHDLRSLLAQRIYGLCLGWSDVCDHNVLRSDLVMQTAVGRAEPLASAPTLSRLETAATAEHAAVLHDVLMQQFIASHAKAPKELVLDVDATHVPLHGQQERGHFHAYYDNYCYLPLYVFAGQDLLACVLRPSDRDPASVVSALIKRLLVPLRRAWPKTKIIVRADSGFCRPRVLQRLERWRVSYIIGLQKNSRLNDQVALAELALAEQFSARRSKQRMFGEFQYAAHTWDKERRVIARLEHGEQGVNPRFIVTDLPGSPKALYERRYCARGEAENRIKEAQLDLFGRRASCHRFRANQLRLLLAALAYTLMINLRRLALQGTELAQACTATIRTRLLKIGAAVLRNTRRVRVLLASAHPMKHVFLAAAGALSP, from the coding sequence ATGCCAAAGTGTACCGATGCGACCGTTGAATTCGGACGGGTTGGAAGGCGTGTAGTCCAGGCCGCCTTCGATGGTGGTGACATCGTCAGTGACGGCGGCGTGCTGTTGCTCAAGCGGGTCGATGAGCGCCTTGGTCTGACCCGCGCGGCTGCCCTGGCGCTGGGCGACGGGCGTCGCCTCGCCAGTGTCCAGCACGACCTGCGCAGCCTGCTGGCGCAGCGCATCTACGGTCTGTGTCTGGGCTGGTCGGACGTGTGCGACCACAACGTGTTGCGCAGCGATCTGGTGATGCAAACGGCCGTGGGTCGTGCCGAGCCGCTGGCCAGCGCGCCCACGCTCAGCCGCCTGGAGACGGCGGCCACGGCCGAACATGCGGCGGTGCTGCACGACGTGCTGATGCAGCAGTTCATCGCCAGCCACGCCAAGGCGCCCAAGGAGCTGGTGCTCGATGTCGATGCCACCCATGTGCCGCTGCACGGCCAGCAAGAGCGCGGCCACTTCCACGCCTACTACGACAACTACTGCTACTTGCCGCTGTACGTCTTCGCCGGGCAGGACCTGCTGGCCTGCGTGCTGCGCCCCAGCGACCGGGACCCGGCCAGCGTTGTCAGTGCGCTGATCAAGCGCTTGCTGGTGCCGCTGCGCCGCGCGTGGCCGAAGACCAAGATCATCGTGCGGGCGGACTCGGGGTTTTGCCGCCCGCGCGTGCTGCAGCGCCTGGAGCGCTGGCGCGTGAGCTACATCATCGGGCTGCAGAAGAACTCGCGTCTGAACGATCAGGTAGCACTGGCAGAACTGGCGCTGGCCGAGCAGTTCTCTGCCAGGCGCAGCAAGCAACGGATGTTCGGCGAGTTCCAGTACGCGGCCCACACCTGGGACAAGGAGCGTCGCGTCATCGCGCGGCTGGAGCATGGCGAGCAAGGTGTCAACCCACGCTTCATCGTCACCGACCTGCCGGGATCGCCCAAGGCTCTGTACGAGCGCCGGTACTGCGCCCGTGGCGAAGCCGAGAACCGCATCAAGGAAGCGCAACTCGATCTGTTTGGCCGGCGTGCGAGTTGCCACCGCTTCCGGGCCAACCAGCTGCGGCTGCTGCTGGCGGCGCTGGCGTACACCTTGATGATCAACCTGCGCCGACTGGCGCTGCAAGGCACCGAGCTGGCCCAGGCCTGCACCGCCACCATCCGCACCAGGCTGCTGAAGATTGGCGCGGCCGTGCTGCGCAACACCCGCCGCGTGCGGGTCCTGCTGGCATCGGCTCACCCGATGAAGCATGTCTTCCTGGCCGCTGCTGGCGCCCTCAGCCCCTAG
- a CDS encoding IS5 family transposase, with amino-acid sequence MGPKPADERADHDLFRTELLNLINQRHELVRLAGLIDWQAFEAEWSPQFASTTGRPALPTRLMAALLYLKHVYALSDEDVCEGWRENPYWQHFSGERYFQHELPCDPSSLVRWRQRIGEAGCEWLLAHSIEAARKGGLIKRQSLDHVVLDTTVQPKAIAHPTDSRLLNRAREQLVDAAQREGIELRQSYARVGQAAEHQAGRYAHAKQYRRMHREIRKLRTWLGRVIRDVQRKANGVGPELKAKLDIATRLHAQKRGDKNKLYALHAPEAECIAKGKARTPYEFGVKVSIAVTAKEGLVVGMRSMPGNPYDGHTVGSQLEQVAILTGQVPKIVLADRGYRGAQTPEGTRLLISHTRRLPNRLKKLLKRRQVVEPMIGHMKSDGLLAKNWLKGATGDALHAILCGAGHNLRMILAHLRVLYCAVWGLMALAASLEWPMKAQTSALPSLMARRVLLARD; translated from the coding sequence ATGGGTCCCAAGCCTGCCGACGAACGCGCCGATCACGATTTGTTCCGCACTGAGCTGTTGAACCTGATCAATCAGCGTCACGAGCTGGTTCGCTTGGCCGGCCTGATCGACTGGCAGGCCTTCGAAGCCGAGTGGAGCCCCCAATTCGCTTCAACCACGGGGCGGCCTGCTCTTCCCACGCGGCTGATGGCAGCGCTGCTGTACCTCAAGCACGTGTATGCGCTCAGCGACGAGGACGTGTGTGAGGGCTGGCGCGAGAACCCGTATTGGCAGCACTTCAGCGGCGAGCGGTACTTCCAGCATGAGTTGCCGTGCGATCCGTCCAGCTTGGTGCGCTGGCGCCAGCGCATCGGGGAAGCCGGCTGCGAGTGGTTGCTGGCGCATTCCATCGAAGCTGCGCGCAAGGGCGGTTTGATCAAGCGCCAAAGCCTGGATCATGTGGTGCTGGACACCACGGTACAGCCCAAGGCCATTGCGCATCCAACCGACAGCCGGCTGCTCAACCGGGCGCGGGAACAGCTTGTGGATGCTGCGCAACGCGAGGGGATCGAATTGCGCCAGAGCTACGCCCGAGTCGGCCAGGCTGCCGAGCATCAGGCGGGTCGATACGCCCATGCCAAGCAATACCGGCGAATGCATCGCGAGATCAGGAAGCTCAGAACCTGGCTGGGCCGGGTCATCCGAGACGTGCAGCGCAAGGCCAACGGGGTCGGGCCCGAACTCAAAGCCAAGTTGGACATCGCCACTCGGCTTCACGCGCAAAAGCGTGGCGACAAAAACAAGCTGTATGCGCTGCATGCGCCCGAGGCGGAGTGCATTGCCAAAGGCAAGGCCAGAACGCCCTACGAGTTCGGTGTGAAGGTGTCCATCGCTGTGACGGCCAAGGAAGGCCTGGTCGTTGGCATGCGATCCATGCCGGGCAATCCGTATGACGGGCACACCGTGGGCAGTCAGTTGGAACAGGTGGCAATCCTCACGGGGCAGGTGCCCAAGATCGTGCTGGCGGACCGGGGCTATCGCGGCGCACAAACCCCAGAAGGCACGCGGCTGCTGATCAGCCACACGCGGCGGCTGCCCAATCGGCTCAAGAAGCTGCTCAAGCGCAGACAGGTCGTGGAACCCATGATCGGGCACATGAAATCAGACGGGTTGCTGGCCAAGAACTGGCTCAAGGGCGCGACCGGAGATGCGTTGCACGCGATTCTGTGCGGCGCAGGACACAACCTGAGGATGATCCTGGCGCACCTGAGGGTGCTTTATTGCGCCGTGTGGGGACTGATGGCCCTGGCCGCCTCGCTGGAATGGCCAATGAAGGCGCAAACGTCAGCGCTCCCATCCTTGATGGCGCGCCGCGTCCTGCTCGCTCGGGACTGA
- a CDS encoding YifB family Mg chelatase-like AAA ATPase has translation MSLSVTHSRSLTGLTAAAVDVEVHLANGLPSFTLVGLADTEVKESRERVRAALHSSGLEFPSNKRITVNLSPADLPKEGARFDLPIALGLLAASGQVDAQRLPGIECAGELALSGELRPVRGALAMALALRASGLARELLLPRGSAAEAALMQGLVVREAGHLLDIVQALQAHGDSPLVRVQGMPPKSPEEPHDLRDVKGQTGPKRALEVAAAGGLGLLLVGPPGTGKSMLARRLPSLLPPLQEAEALASASLLSVNGQFKPEHWGQRPFRSPHHSASAAALIGGGSPPRPGEITLAHHGVLFLDELPEFSRPALEALREPLETGRVHIARSCHQAEFPAQFQLIAAMNPCPCGHLGHPTKVCRCTPEQVARYQGRISGPLLDRIDLMVEVPMLPPRVLAAAAEGEPSRDIARRVAVARQRARARQGCINALLPSTQLEAHLSLTAEADGLLHKAATRLSWSGRSYHRVLRIARTVADLAGSHEILPLHVSESIQWCRALPGSN, from the coding sequence ATGTCCCTCTCCGTCACCCACAGCCGCTCCCTCACCGGCCTTACGGCCGCTGCGGTGGACGTTGAAGTCCATCTCGCCAACGGCCTTCCCAGCTTCACCCTGGTTGGCCTTGCCGACACGGAAGTGAAGGAATCCCGCGAACGCGTCCGCGCCGCGCTGCACAGCAGTGGGCTCGAGTTCCCCTCCAACAAGCGCATCACCGTCAATCTCTCGCCTGCGGATCTCCCCAAGGAAGGCGCTCGATTCGATCTGCCGATTGCACTGGGTCTTCTCGCCGCCAGTGGCCAGGTGGATGCCCAGCGCCTGCCAGGGATCGAATGTGCGGGAGAACTGGCCCTCTCCGGCGAACTTCGCCCGGTGCGTGGCGCCCTCGCCATGGCACTGGCCTTACGCGCCAGCGGGCTGGCGCGCGAGTTGCTGCTGCCTCGCGGCAGTGCCGCCGAAGCTGCTTTGATGCAGGGCCTTGTCGTGCGCGAGGCCGGCCACCTGCTGGACATCGTCCAGGCCCTGCAAGCTCATGGCGACTCACCCTTGGTGCGCGTGCAAGGCATGCCCCCCAAGAGTCCCGAAGAGCCCCATGACCTTCGCGACGTCAAAGGCCAGACCGGCCCCAAACGTGCATTGGAAGTGGCAGCCGCTGGCGGCCTGGGTCTGCTGTTGGTCGGCCCACCCGGCACCGGCAAATCCATGCTGGCCCGTCGTCTCCCCAGTCTGCTCCCGCCGTTGCAAGAGGCCGAGGCGCTAGCGTCTGCTTCACTGCTCAGCGTCAATGGGCAATTCAAGCCAGAGCATTGGGGCCAGCGACCGTTTCGCTCCCCTCACCACAGCGCATCCGCAGCCGCGCTGATTGGCGGCGGCTCCCCCCCACGCCCCGGCGAAATCACACTCGCGCATCATGGCGTTCTTTTCCTCGATGAATTGCCGGAATTCAGCCGCCCAGCACTGGAAGCCCTGCGCGAGCCCTTGGAGACCGGCCGTGTTCACATCGCCCGGTCCTGCCATCAGGCGGAGTTTCCCGCGCAGTTCCAGTTGATTGCCGCCATGAATCCCTGCCCCTGTGGCCACCTGGGCCATCCCACCAAAGTCTGCCGATGCACACCGGAACAAGTGGCCCGTTATCAGGGGCGCATCTCCGGTCCGCTGCTGGACCGCATCGATCTGATGGTGGAGGTGCCGATGCTGCCCCCACGGGTGTTGGCTGCAGCCGCAGAGGGCGAGCCCAGCCGTGACATCGCCCGGCGCGTGGCGGTGGCACGGCAGCGTGCGCGGGCGCGGCAGGGTTGCATCAATGCGCTACTGCCTTCCACGCAACTGGAAGCGCATTTGAGCCTGACGGCCGAGGCCGATGGATTGCTGCACAAGGCCGCAACACGCCTATCTTGGTCGGGACGCAGTTATCACCGGGTGCTCCGCATTGCCAGAACCGTCGCGGATCTGGCTGGCAGCCACGAGATCCTTCCGCTGCATGTGTCGGAATCCATTCAATGGTGCAGAGCGTTGCCGGGAAGCAATTGA
- a CDS encoding sensor histidine kinase has protein sequence MAMFAGGMLVSVALLALVMALLARPFSQHLLNAGIQHWASEITEHVKLDAQGRPVGMDDQHIEPWLFRSLSEEATLRIVDGQGQVVFSSEPGVGNQALVPEGAAFDPSRKVFTFVRDGVAMHGATTKVEHASGDWWFQLGISDRIVLRMRSTFGMPALMKGVMGTCAAFLLLFFVTVQLTLRKALEPLREASAEARRITPRTLDQRLSADTHPREIQPLVQAFNQTLDRLQNGFRTQQEFLSSAAHELKTPLALIRAQVELGPDDERRRFLLEDVDRMARQVQQLLMLAEVSEPQNYRIESIDPRGTVQEVFDYMGRVAERHGVLLGLRMADDLRQWQADRGALFTLLKNLLENAIQHSPAGAVVVLAVQPGGLVVRDQGPGVPDEHLPRLFDRFWRGPDRREDGAGLGLSICSEIATAHRWRLTPRNTGHGLEMALEVSPVDGPIGVGQEVPRQMPPISVQSRSPGKAMLNALF, from the coding sequence TGTTGGCCCGGCCGTTCAGCCAGCATCTGCTGAATGCAGGCATTCAGCACTGGGCCTCGGAGATCACCGAGCATGTGAAGCTGGATGCGCAGGGCCGTCCGGTCGGCATGGACGACCAGCACATCGAACCGTGGCTTTTCAGAAGCCTCTCGGAGGAAGCGACGCTGCGCATTGTGGACGGGCAGGGCCAGGTCGTTTTCAGTTCGGAGCCCGGGGTGGGCAATCAGGCGCTGGTGCCGGAGGGCGCGGCCTTTGATCCATCGCGCAAGGTGTTCACCTTCGTGCGGGACGGCGTTGCCATGCATGGCGCCACCACCAAGGTGGAGCATGCAAGCGGCGATTGGTGGTTTCAGCTGGGGATCAGCGACCGCATCGTGCTGCGCATGCGCTCCACCTTTGGCATGCCGGCCCTGATGAAGGGGGTGATGGGCACTTGCGCCGCGTTCCTGCTGCTGTTCTTCGTGACGGTGCAACTGACCTTGCGCAAAGCCTTGGAGCCGTTGCGGGAAGCGTCCGCCGAAGCGCGGCGCATCACACCGAGGACACTGGATCAACGCTTGTCGGCGGATACGCACCCTCGGGAGATCCAACCGCTGGTGCAGGCGTTTAACCAGACGCTGGACCGTTTGCAGAACGGGTTCCGCACGCAACAGGAATTTCTCTCCAGTGCGGCGCATGAGCTGAAGACGCCCCTGGCGCTGATCCGTGCGCAGGTGGAGCTGGGGCCGGACGATGAACGGCGACGGTTCCTGCTGGAAGATGTGGACCGCATGGCGCGACAGGTGCAGCAACTGCTGATGCTGGCGGAGGTGAGTGAACCGCAGAACTACCGGATCGAATCGATCGACCCGCGGGGAACGGTGCAGGAAGTCTTTGACTACATGGGGCGCGTGGCGGAACGGCATGGTGTGCTGCTGGGCCTGCGGATGGCGGACGATCTGCGGCAATGGCAAGCCGACCGTGGGGCCTTGTTCACGCTGCTGAAGAACCTGCTGGAGAACGCCATCCAGCACAGCCCGGCAGGGGCGGTGGTGGTGCTGGCGGTGCAGCCGGGCGGGCTGGTGGTGCGGGACCAGGGGCCGGGTGTGCCGGACGAGCACCTGCCGCGCTTGTTCGATCGGTTCTGGCGGGGGCCGGACCGGCGTGAAGACGGCGCGGGGCTGGGCTTGTCCATTTGCAGCGAGATTGCGACGGCGCACCGTTGGCGGCTGACTCCGCGCAATACCGGGCACGGGCTGGAGATGGCGCTGGAGGTGTCCCCGGTGGATGGGCCGATCGGGGTGGGGCAAGAAGTGCCGCGCCAGATGCCGCCGATTTCCGTGCAGTCCAGGTCGCCTGGGAAGGCGATGCTGAATGCGTTGTTCTGA